CCTTCACCGATCTTGATCTGTGTTACGGCACGATACACGTCCGCTCCCAAGCCTTTCGCTCCAATCATGGAGGCAATCACGACCATGGACAGCGCGAGCATAATGCTCTGGTTAATCCCGGCCATCATTGTCGTCTTGGCAATCGGCAGCTGTACCTTCGTCAGCTTTTGCCAGTAGGTAGAACCGAACGCTTCAGAAGCCTCGATCAGATCGGCAGGAACTTGACGAATTCCGAGGTTGGTCAGACGAATCGTCGGTGGCATCGCAAAAATGACAGAAGCGATAACCCCTGGTACTTTACCGAGTCCAAAGAAAAAGATAGCAGGAATCAAGTACACAAACGCCGGCATCGTCTGCATAAAATCAAGCAGCGGTGTGACGACCTTTTGCACGGAATCATTCTTCGCGCACCAGATACCGACGGGAATCCCGATAATCACTGAGATCAGCCCTGCCGTCAATACCAGCGCAAGTGTTTCCATTGAGTGCTCCCAATAACCCAAATTCTGAATCAGAAGAAGTCCAATGAAGGTAAAAAGAGCAATTGCCACTTTGCCAGCACGATACGCCAGCAGCGTAAACAAAATGATCAGGGCCCAAAACGGGATTCCTGTTAGAATCCACGAAAACAGGTCAACGGTTCCACCGATTCCAGCTGATATGAAGTCGAACAAGAAGCCCAAATTCTTTTCCAGTCCATCTACAATCGTTTCTACCCAACTGTCGAGCGGCAGCTTCGGAAAAAATTGATTTTGACTCATGATGGATTCACCTGCCCCTCTTCAATCGTTGACTCTGGAACTTGTTGATTTACTTTTCCTGCCAAACCGCCCAGGACGGCTCCTTTTACAATCACGCCCAACAGACGGTTTTGTTCCCCGATAACCGCCACAGGAATATCTGAAAACGCAACAAGGTCAAACATCTCATTGAGAAGTGTCTGCGGTCCGACAGTCGGTACCTCTGTTCGCAGCACGGATTCCAGCGACTGTCCTGCTTCCTTGGCTCCGTTTACCGCGTCTGCCGTCAGCACACCCAGTAAAGTTTTTCGTTTGTCCACTACGTACAGACTTGATACACCGCGCTCACGCATCATTTGGAGTGCGACTCGAGGCCCTCTGTCCAGTGTGATCGTCTCTGCTCGCTTCATGACTTTTTCCGCGGACAACACCTTGGAACGATCCACATCCTCTACGAAGCGTTCTACGTATTCGTTTGCTGGATTGGTCATGATTTCTTCCGGCGAGCCGATCTGCACGATCGCACCGTCTTTCATCAGAGCGATTCGATCCCCGATCTTCAATGCTTCGTCCAGGTCATGCGTAATGAAAATAATGGTCTTCTGCATGGTGCTCTGCAGTTCCAATAGCTCATCCTGCATGTCCTTGCGAATCAACGGGTCCAAGGCACTGAACGCCTCATCCATCAACAGCACATCGGGTTCATTCGCGAGAGCACGGGCCAGGCCCACACGCTGCTGCATCCCGCCACTCA
The window above is part of the Brevibacillus brevis NBRC 100599 genome. Proteins encoded here:
- a CDS encoding ABC transporter permease; translated protein: MSQNQFFPKLPLDSWVETIVDGLEKNLGFLFDFISAGIGGTVDLFSWILTGIPFWALIILFTLLAYRAGKVAIALFTFIGLLLIQNLGYWEHSMETLALVLTAGLISVIIGIPVGIWCAKNDSVQKVVTPLLDFMQTMPAFVYLIPAIFFFGLGKVPGVIASVIFAMPPTIRLTNLGIRQVPADLIEASEAFGSTYWQKLTKVQLPIAKTTMMAGINQSIMLALSMVVIASMIGAKGLGADVYRAVTQIKIGEGFEAGLAIVILAILLDRLTQSVGKRKNA
- a CDS encoding quaternary amine ABC transporter ATP-binding protein; its protein translation is MPKIKVENLTKIFGRQPQRALSQVKQGKTKQEILKETGLTLGVNQASFEVHAGEIFVIMGLSGSGKSTLVRLLNRLIEPTEGKILIDGTDIVSMNTEQLQEVRRKKLGMVFQKFALFPHRTVLENAEYGLEIQGMPKAEREAKAKKSLTLVGLGGWEASYPDQLSGGMQQRVGLARALANEPDVLLMDEAFSALDPLIRKDMQDELLELQSTMQKTIIFITHDLDEALKIGDRIALMKDGAIVQIGSPEEIMTNPANEYVERFVEDVDRSKVLSAEKVMKRAETITLDRGPRVALQMMRERGVSSLYVVDKRKTLLGVLTADAVNGAKEAGQSLESVLRTEVPTVGPQTLLNEMFDLVAFSDIPVAVIGEQNRLLGVIVKGAVLGGLAGKVNQQVPESTIEEGQVNPS